A window from Jannaschia sp. S6380 encodes these proteins:
- a CDS encoding D-lyxose/D-mannose family sugar isomerase: MKRSDINRILSEADAFIRAHGHILPPFAYWTPDRMRAPDATGLRDRGLGWDITDYGQGRWAEMGLFLFTTRNGSVADLGAGRGMLYAEKIMISREGQLSPMHRHNVKAEDIINRGGGTLVLELFAPDADGGIDRRADVTVPCDGLDRTLPAGGHLRLAPGESVTLMPGIWHAFWAEGGDCLIGEVSTVNDDRTDNVFAEPIGRFAEVEEDEPPRHLLVSDY; the protein is encoded by the coding sequence ATGAAACGGTCCGATATCAATCGTATCCTGTCGGAGGCCGACGCCTTCATCCGCGCGCATGGCCATATCCTGCCGCCTTTCGCCTATTGGACGCCCGACCGCATGCGCGCGCCCGACGCGACGGGTCTGCGGGACCGGGGCCTGGGCTGGGACATCACCGACTACGGCCAAGGCCGGTGGGCGGAGATGGGGCTGTTTCTTTTCACCACCCGCAACGGCAGCGTCGCGGATCTGGGGGCGGGGCGCGGGATGCTCTATGCCGAGAAGATCATGATCTCGCGCGAGGGGCAGCTCTCGCCCATGCACCGCCACAACGTGAAGGCGGAGGACATCATCAACCGCGGCGGCGGCACGCTGGTGCTGGAGCTGTTCGCCCCGGACGCGGATGGCGGCATCGACCGGCGCGCGGACGTCACCGTGCCCTGCGACGGGCTGGACCGCACCCTGCCGGCGGGTGGGCATCTGCGCCTGGCCCCGGGCGAGAGCGTCACGCTGATGCCGGGCATCTGGCACGCGTTCTGGGCCGAAGGGGGCGACTGTCTGATCGGCGAAGTCTCGACCGTCAACGACGACCGCACCGACAACGTCTTCGCCGAACCGATCGGCCGTTTCGCCGAGGTCGAGGAGGACGAGCCACCGCGCCATCTTCTGGTGTCGGATTACTAA
- the speD gene encoding adenosylmethionine decarboxylase, with translation MAGIFAHEGAMDPHCDRPGLGRHVLVDFHEAAHLCDAASCVPVLRRAAEAAGATVLDVALRDFGHRAGYTGVALLAESHISIHTWPEHGLAVLDIFMCGACDPMAALPVLRAHFRPGRETVTCLRRGAAVSAGAA, from the coding sequence GTGGCGGGGATTTTCGCGCATGAGGGGGCGATGGATCCGCATTGCGACAGACCCGGCCTGGGGCGGCATGTCCTGGTCGATTTCCACGAGGCCGCGCATTTGTGCGATGCCGCATCCTGCGTGCCGGTGTTGCGCCGCGCGGCGGAAGCGGCGGGCGCGACCGTGCTGGATGTCGCGCTGCGCGATTTCGGCCACCGGGCGGGCTACACCGGCGTGGCGCTGCTGGCCGAATCCCACATCTCGATCCACACTTGGCCCGAGCATGGGTTGGCCGTGCTGGACATCTTCATGTGCGGCGCCTGCGACCCGATGGCGGCGCTGCCGGTGCTGCGGGCACATTTCCGCCCCGGCCGCGAGACGGTGACCTGCCTGCGCCGCGGCGCGGCCGTCTCCGCGGGCGCGGCTTAG
- the dapF gene encoding diaminopimelate epimerase, with amino-acid sequence MTDFGTDGLPFMKMHGLGNDFVVVDERATGPRVDAGLARAVGDRHRGVGFDQLAVIRDAGDADLALAFWNADGSTSDACGNATRCIAAWEMARLGADRLTLRTERGVLVAEAREDGTTAVNMGPPVLDWRAIPLAREVCTLHLPIDGDPVATGMGNPHCSFFVADAEAVDLPSFGPMHEHYALFPERTNVQVAHVVAPDHLRMRVWERGVGITQASGTSSCAVAVAAARRGITGRRVRIDLDGGTLHVDWRDDGVWMAGPTAHVFDGVLR; translated from the coding sequence ATGACCGATTTCGGCACAGACGGCCTGCCGTTCATGAAGATGCACGGGCTGGGCAACGACTTCGTCGTGGTGGACGAGCGGGCGACCGGCCCGCGCGTCGACGCCGGGCTCGCGCGGGCCGTGGGCGACCGGCATCGCGGCGTGGGGTTCGACCAGCTCGCCGTGATCCGCGACGCCGGCGATGCCGATCTGGCGCTTGCCTTCTGGAACGCCGACGGCAGCACCTCCGATGCCTGCGGCAACGCCACGCGCTGCATTGCCGCCTGGGAGATGGCCCGGCTGGGCGCCGATCGCCTGACGCTACGCACGGAACGCGGGGTGCTTGTGGCCGAAGCGCGCGAAGACGGGACGACCGCGGTGAACATGGGGCCGCCGGTTCTCGACTGGCGCGCGATCCCCCTGGCACGCGAGGTTTGCACCCTGCACCTGCCCATCGATGGCGATCCGGTCGCGACCGGCATGGGCAACCCCCATTGCAGCTTTTTCGTCGCCGATGCCGAGGCCGTCGACCTGCCCAGCTTCGGTCCGATGCACGAGCATTACGCGCTGTTTCCCGAACGCACCAACGTGCAGGTCGCGCATGTCGTTGCGCCCGACCACCTGCGGATGCGGGTGTGGGAACGGGGCGTCGGCATCACCCAAGCCAGCGGGACGTCCTCCTGCGCCGTGGCCGTGGCCGCCGCGCGGCGGGGGATCACCGGGCGCCGGGTGCGCATCGACCTCGACGGCGGAACGCTGCATGTCGACTGGCGTGACGACGGGGTGTGGATGGCCGGTCCGACGGCGCATGTCTTCGACGGGGTGCTACGATGA
- the mtaB gene encoding tRNA (N(6)-L-threonylcarbamoyladenosine(37)-C(2))-methylthiotransferase MtaB: MNAPRLTGPILSNHGCRLNAYEAEAMRELAGQAGLDDAIIVNTCVVTAEAVRKARQDIRRLRRENPGARLIVTGCAAQTDPDAFAAMAEVDTVLGNAEKMRPATWAGLATGDSEPVQVDDIMSVTETAGHLIDGFGTRSRAYVQVQNGCDHRCTFCIIPYGRGNSRSVPAGVVVEQIARLVDRGFAEVVLTGVDLTSWGADLPGRPRLGDLVRRILKLTTVPRLRISSIDSIEADEALMRAIAEEERLMPHLHLSLQHGADLILKRMKRRHLRADAIRFCREARRLRPDMTFGADIIAGFPTETEAHFAESLRLVEECDLTWLHVFPYSARQGTPAAKMPAVDGKLIRERAARLRAAGDAAAARHLALQVGQDHEVLMESPRMGRTAQFAEVNLDRDEAEGTIVPARITSVEGTHLRAVAA, translated from the coding sequence ATGAATGCGCCGCGCCTGACGGGGCCGATCCTGTCCAATCACGGCTGCCGGCTGAACGCCTACGAGGCGGAGGCGATGCGCGAACTGGCCGGACAGGCGGGGCTCGACGACGCGATCATCGTCAACACCTGCGTGGTGACGGCCGAAGCCGTGCGCAAGGCCCGCCAGGACATCCGCCGCTTGCGTCGCGAGAACCCCGGGGCGCGCCTGATCGTCACCGGCTGCGCCGCGCAGACCGATCCCGACGCCTTCGCCGCGATGGCCGAGGTCGATACCGTCCTCGGCAATGCCGAGAAGATGCGGCCCGCCACCTGGGCCGGTCTCGCCACCGGCGACAGCGAACCGGTGCAGGTCGACGACATCATGTCCGTCACCGAGACCGCCGGGCACCTGATCGACGGCTTCGGCACCCGCAGCCGCGCCTATGTCCAGGTCCAGAACGGCTGCGACCACCGCTGCACCTTCTGCATCATCCCTTACGGGCGCGGCAATTCACGCTCTGTCCCCGCCGGCGTCGTGGTGGAACAGATCGCGCGGCTGGTGGATCGCGGGTTCGCCGAGGTGGTACTGACCGGCGTGGACCTGACCTCTTGGGGCGCCGACCTTCCGGGGCGGCCACGTCTGGGCGACCTCGTGCGGCGCATCCTGAAGCTGACGACGGTGCCGCGCCTGCGCATCTCCTCCATCGACTCGATCGAGGCGGACGAGGCGCTGATGCGCGCCATCGCCGAGGAGGAGCGGCTGATGCCGCATCTGCACCTGTCGCTGCAGCACGGCGCGGACCTGATCCTGAAGCGGATGAAGCGCCGGCATCTGCGCGCCGACGCCATCCGCTTCTGCCGGGAAGCACGACGCCTGCGGCCGGACATGACCTTCGGCGCGGACATCATCGCCGGCTTCCCGACCGAGACGGAGGCGCATTTCGCCGAGTCCCTGCGACTGGTGGAAGAATGCGACCTGACCTGGCTGCACGTCTTTCCCTATTCCGCGCGCCAAGGCACGCCGGCTGCCAAGATGCCCGCCGTCGATGGCAAGTTGATCCGCGAACGCGCCGCGCGATTGCGGGCGGCGGGCGATGCCGCCGCTGCGCGGCATCTGGCGTTGCAGGTGGGTCAGGACCACGAAGTCCTGATGGAAAGCCCGCGCATGGGCCGGACGGCGCAATTCGCCGAAGTTAACCTCGATCGGGACGAGGCCGAGGGCACGATCGTCCCGGCGCGGATCACTTCAGTCGAAGGAACGCACCTTCGGGCCGTGGCCGCCTGA
- a CDS encoding DMT family transporter, which produces MVHAPALPADRLRSAIALRLCGAFFATSLGICVHGAAAHASTGQIVLMRAGLSLPWLILWAAMTAPVAAWLPRAPAKHLMRGLAGGLTMMLNFYALGQLPVAHAQTLSYLAPVLSVPLAVILLGERLSVRAVISVALGFVGMLAMLYTSIARPDWGWSELSGMIAGIASAGIMAWVRVHIRAMTATETTISIALSFAVVATVIGALATLMTGWTPMTPVLWAWLGGAGLLGAATHITATEASARAPVGVLAPFDYAGLVFAVALDFALFAHLPGPWGWLGILLIAAGGLATIRRPRPEGAFLRLK; this is translated from the coding sequence ATGGTCCACGCCCCCGCCCTGCCCGCCGATCGCCTGCGTTCGGCCATCGCGCTGCGTCTGTGCGGGGCGTTCTTCGCCACCAGCCTGGGCATCTGCGTCCATGGCGCGGCCGCCCATGCCTCGACCGGGCAGATCGTGCTGATGCGGGCGGGGCTCTCGCTCCCCTGGCTCATCCTCTGGGCGGCGATGACGGCGCCGGTCGCAGCCTGGCTGCCGCGGGCGCCCGCCAAGCATCTGATGCGCGGTCTCGCAGGTGGGCTGACGATGATGCTGAACTTCTATGCGTTGGGACAGCTTCCCGTGGCCCATGCGCAGACGCTCAGCTATCTCGCCCCGGTCCTCAGCGTGCCGCTCGCGGTGATCCTGCTGGGCGAGCGGCTGTCGGTGCGCGCGGTGATCTCGGTCGCCCTGGGCTTCGTCGGGATGCTGGCGATGCTCTATACCTCGATCGCGCGACCCGACTGGGGCTGGTCGGAACTGTCGGGCATGATCGCCGGGATCGCCTCGGCCGGGATCATGGCCTGGGTCCGCGTCCATATCCGCGCGATGACGGCGACCGAGACGACGATCTCCATCGCGCTGTCCTTCGCGGTGGTGGCCACGGTGATCGGTGCGCTGGCCACGCTGATGACGGGGTGGACGCCGATGACCCCCGTGCTCTGGGCCTGGCTAGGCGGGGCCGGCCTTCTGGGCGCGGCCACGCATATCACCGCGACCGAGGCGTCGGCCCGCGCGCCCGTCGGTGTGCTGGCGCCGTTCGACTATGCCGGGCTGGTGTTCGCGGTGGCGCTCGACTTCGCCCTCTTCGCGCATCTGCCGGGGCCCTGGGGGTGGCTGGGCATCCTGCTGATCGCGGCGGGCGGGCTGGCGACGATCAGGCGGCCACGGCCCGAAGGTGCGTTCCTTCGACTGAAGTGA
- a CDS encoding glutathione S-transferase yields MQLLTSPASPFARKCRVVLLEIEQDDVELRDVSASPMGGEAALNAANPSGKIPALIRPDGPTLYDSRVICRFLDMRAGARLYPEARLWEVLSLEANADAIMEAAVAITYEKRLRPEDLWWPDWFEAQWTKIARSLDALGERSMPLLRGPLNMAQIAVGCALGYLDLRHGDRDWRAGRDTLAEWEAGFAARPSMQATRPG; encoded by the coding sequence ATGCAGCTTCTTACCTCCCCCGCGTCGCCCTTCGCGCGCAAATGCCGCGTCGTCCTGCTGGAGATCGAGCAGGATGACGTCGAGCTGCGCGACGTGAGCGCCAGCCCAATGGGCGGCGAGGCGGCGCTGAACGCGGCCAATCCTTCCGGCAAGATCCCCGCCTTGATCCGTCCCGACGGACCGACGCTGTATGACAGCCGGGTCATCTGCCGATTCCTGGACATGCGCGCCGGCGCGCGGCTCTATCCCGAGGCGCGGCTGTGGGAGGTTCTGTCGCTGGAGGCCAATGCCGACGCCATCATGGAGGCGGCGGTGGCCATCACCTACGAGAAGCGCCTGCGCCCCGAGGATCTGTGGTGGCCCGACTGGTTCGAGGCGCAATGGACCAAGATCGCACGGTCGCTGGACGCGTTGGGCGAGCGGTCGATGCCGCTTCTGCGCGGGCCGCTCAACATGGCGCAGATCGCCGTGGGATGCGCGCTGGGCTACCTGGATCTGCGCCACGGTGACCGCGACTGGCGCGCGGGTCGCGACACGCTGGCCGAGTGGGAGGCCGGTTTCGCCGCGCGCCCGTCGATGCAGGCAACGCGGCCCGGCTGA
- the petA gene encoding ubiquinol-cytochrome c reductase iron-sulfur subunit, with amino-acid sequence MSHADDHAGTRRDFLYYATAATGVVVTGAAVWPLVNQMNPSADVQALASIDVDVSGVEPGTQLTVKWLGKPVFIRRRTPEEIEAATGVDIEDLPDPLANNANIDGAAPAFDDNRALPAFGAADGDASTGEWLVMIGVCTHLGCVPLGDAGEFDGWFCPCHGSHYDTAGRIRKGPAPRNLPVPVAAFTDESTIKLG; translated from the coding sequence GTGTCACACGCAGACGACCACGCGGGCACCCGCCGCGATTTCCTCTACTACGCCACGGCGGCGACCGGCGTTGTGGTCACCGGGGCCGCCGTCTGGCCGCTGGTCAATCAGATGAACCCGTCGGCCGACGTGCAGGCGCTGGCCTCGATCGACGTCGACGTCTCGGGCGTGGAGCCGGGGACGCAGCTGACCGTCAAGTGGCTGGGCAAGCCCGTCTTCATCCGCCGCCGCACCCCCGAGGAGATCGAGGCCGCCACCGGCGTCGACATCGAGGACCTGCCCGACCCGCTGGCCAACAACGCCAATATCGACGGCGCCGCCCCGGCCTTCGACGACAACCGCGCGCTGCCGGCCTTCGGTGCCGCCGACGGGGACGCGTCCACCGGCGAATGGCTGGTGATGATCGGCGTATGCACCCATCTGGGTTGCGTGCCGCTGGGCGACGCGGGCGAGTTCGACGGCTGGTTCTGCCCCTGCCACGGGTCGCATTACGACACCGCCGGCCGCATTCGCAAAGGGCCCGCGCCGCGCAACCTGCCCGTGCCCGTCGCCGCCTTCACCGACGAATCAACGATCAAGCTGGGCTGA
- a CDS encoding cytochrome b N-terminal domain-containing protein → MAGIPHDHYEPKTSAERWIDRRIPILGLLYDTLMIPTPKNLNWMWIWGIVLTFTLVLQIVTGIVLVMHYTPHVDMAFASVEHIMRNVNGGWALRYIHQNGASLFFVAVYAHIFRNLYYGSYKAPREITWIIGIVIYLLMMGTAFMGYVLPWGQMSFWGATVITGLFGAIPFVGEGLQAWLLGGPAVDNATLNRFFSLHYLMPFLILGLTVVHIWSFHSTGNNNPTGVEVRRTSKEEAARDTLPFWPYFVIKDLFALAVILLAFFAIVGFMPNYLGHPDNYIEANALATPAHIVPEWYFLPFYAILRAFTADVWVVIAADFLTGGIIDAKFFGVLAMFGAIIVMALAPWLDTSSVRSGRYRPMFKWWFWLLVIDFFLLMWLGSMPAEEPWASISLIASAYWFAYFLVILPLLGVIEKPLPRPTTIEADFVEHYGDTGDATGMRLPGEKAGTPAE, encoded by the coding sequence ATGGCTGGCATTCCGCACGACCATTACGAACCCAAGACATCGGCCGAACGCTGGATCGACCGGCGCATCCCGATCCTCGGGCTGCTCTACGACACGCTGATGATCCCCACGCCCAAGAACCTCAACTGGATGTGGATCTGGGGCATCGTGCTGACCTTCACGCTGGTACTGCAGATCGTGACCGGCATCGTCCTGGTCATGCACTACACCCCGCATGTCGACATGGCCTTCGCCTCGGTCGAGCACATCATGCGCAACGTCAACGGTGGCTGGGCCCTGCGCTACATCCACCAGAACGGCGCGTCGCTGTTCTTCGTCGCGGTCTACGCCCACATCTTCCGCAACCTCTATTACGGGTCCTACAAGGCCCCACGCGAGATTACCTGGATCATCGGCATCGTCATCTACCTGCTGATGATGGGCACGGCCTTCATGGGCTACGTGCTGCCCTGGGGGCAGATGTCGTTCTGGGGGGCCACGGTCATCACGGGCCTGTTCGGCGCCATTCCCTTCGTGGGCGAGGGTCTGCAGGCCTGGCTGCTCGGCGGGCCGGCCGTCGACAACGCGACGCTGAACCGCTTCTTCTCGCTGCATTATCTGATGCCGTTCCTGATCCTCGGCCTGACGGTGGTGCATATCTGGTCGTTCCACTCGACCGGAAACAACAACCCCACCGGGGTCGAGGTGCGCCGCACCTCCAAGGAGGAGGCCGCCCGCGACACGCTGCCCTTCTGGCCCTATTTCGTCATCAAGGACCTGTTCGCGCTGGCCGTGATCCTGCTGGCGTTCTTCGCCATCGTCGGCTTCATGCCGAACTACCTGGGCCACCCGGACAACTACATCGAGGCGAACGCGCTTGCGACGCCCGCGCACATCGTGCCGGAATGGTACTTCCTGCCGTTCTACGCGATCCTGCGGGCCTTCACCGCGGATGTCTGGGTGGTGATCGCCGCGGACTTCCTGACGGGCGGGATCATCGACGCCAAGTTCTTCGGCGTGCTGGCCATGTTCGGCGCGATCATCGTGATGGCGCTGGCGCCCTGGCTCGACACGTCGTCGGTCCGTTCGGGCCGGTATCGCCCGATGTTCAAGTGGTGGTTCTGGCTGCTGGTGATCGACTTCTTCCTGCTGATGTGGCTGGGTTCCATGCCCGCCGAGGAGCCGTGGGCGTCGATCTCGCTCATCGCGTCGGCCTACTGGTTCGCCTATTTCCTGGTGATCCTGCCGCTGCTCGGCGTGATCGAGAAGCCGCTGCCGCGGCCGACGACAATCGAGGCGGATTTCGTCGAGCATTACGGCGACACCGGCGATGCCACCGGAATGCGGCTGCCCGGCGAAAAAGCCGGCACCCCGGCCGAATAA
- a CDS encoding cytochrome c1 — protein MLSTIGKALAAIAISASAALAAGGEDTHIEDYDFSFEGPFGTYDQNQLQRGLKVFTEVCSACHGLKFVPIRTLADEGGPGFTEDQVKAYAELYEVYEFDEELGEYDYFTAEVTDNFPEVNSVGAPDLSLMAKARAGFHGPYNLGISQIFKGMGGAEYIASLLTGYTGETQEVAGTVLYENTAFPGGLISMAPPLGDDYVEFDDGAPADLENAAKDVAAFLMWTAEPKLAARKQMGLTAVIMLAVLSVLLYLTNKRIWSRVKGRREA, from the coding sequence ATGCTGTCGACAATCGGCAAGGCCCTCGCGGCCATCGCAATCTCGGCTTCGGCGGCGCTGGCCGCCGGAGGCGAGGATACCCATATCGAGGACTACGACTTCTCGTTCGAGGGGCCGTTCGGCACCTACGACCAGAACCAGCTGCAGCGTGGCCTGAAGGTCTTCACCGAGGTCTGTTCGGCCTGTCACGGGCTCAAGTTCGTGCCCATCCGCACCCTCGCGGACGAGGGCGGCCCGGGCTTCACCGAGGATCAGGTCAAGGCCTATGCCGAGCTTTACGAGGTGTACGAGTTCGACGAGGAACTGGGCGAGTACGACTATTTCACCGCCGAGGTCACGGACAACTTCCCGGAGGTCAATTCCGTCGGTGCGCCCGACCTTTCGCTGATGGCCAAGGCGCGGGCCGGGTTTCACGGGCCCTACAACCTCGGCATCAGCCAGATCTTCAAGGGCATGGGCGGCGCGGAATACATCGCCTCGCTCCTGACCGGCTATACCGGCGAGACCCAGGAAGTGGCGGGCACCGTCCTCTATGAGAACACGGCCTTTCCCGGCGGCCTGATCAGCATGGCACCGCCGCTGGGCGACGATTACGTCGAATTCGATGACGGCGCGCCCGCCGATCTGGAGAATGCCGCCAAGGACGTCGCCGCCTTCCTGATGTGGACGGCGGAGCCCAAGCTGGCCGCGCGCAAGCAGATGGGCCTCACGGCGGTCATCATGCTGGCCGTGCTGTCGGTCCTGCTCTACCTGACCAACAAGCGCATCTGGTCGCGGGTCAAGGGTCGGCGCGAAGCCTGA
- the infB gene encoding translation initiation factor IF-2 — MSDQDGKKPLGLGGGARSGTVKQSFARGRTNNVVVETKRKRVAVPKPAAQSAAVVNAQGGKKSGTTDAEMDRRLKALQMAKAREAEDAERRAREEKEREDERARRRAEIENKEREERERAELARQRAEEDERRQRETREGKTAPIEPAAAPTADKPDRQRNLGPDARPGRNDGPRKRDDDSGKPRGGERRGGKLTVNQALAGGEGGRQRSLASMRRKQERQRRGGPSTPQEKVTRTVKLPETIVVSELANRMTERVAAVVKALMQNGMMVTQNQVIDADTAELIIEEFGHKVQRVSEADVEQVIDVVEDKAEDLVERAPVITIMGHVDHGKTSLLDAIRKTKVVSGEAGGITQHIGAYQVEAGGKTLSFLDTPGHAAFTSMRARGAQVTDIVVLVVAADDAVMPQTIEAINHAKAAGVPMIIAINKMDVAGADSNRVRTELLQHEVIVEEMSGDVQDVEVSAHTGKGLDKLLEAIALQAEILELKANPKRAAQGAVIEAQLDVGRGPVATVLVQNGTLRRGDIFVVGEQWGKVRALVNDQGARVNEAGPSVPVEVLGLNGTPEAGDVLNVVETEAQAREIAEYREQAAKDKRAAAGAATTLDQMMAKAKEDQGVSELPILVKADVQGSAEAIVQAMEKIGNEEVRVRILHSGVGAITESDITLAEASDAPVIGFNVRANAPARAAANQKGVEIRYYSVIYDLVDDIKQAASGLLSAEIKETFIGYAEIREVFKVTGVGQVAGCLVTEGIARRSAGVRLLRDNVVIHEGTLKTLKRFKDEVKEVQSGQECGMAFERYEDIRVGDVIEIFTREEVERTLA; from the coding sequence ATGAGCGATCAGGACGGCAAGAAACCCCTCGGCCTCGGAGGCGGCGCCCGCAGCGGCACCGTCAAGCAGAGCTTCGCCCGCGGGCGCACCAATAACGTCGTGGTGGAGACCAAGCGCAAGCGCGTGGCGGTGCCCAAGCCGGCCGCGCAGTCGGCCGCCGTGGTCAACGCGCAGGGCGGCAAGAAATCCGGCACCACCGACGCCGAGATGGACCGTCGCCTGAAGGCGCTGCAGATGGCCAAGGCCCGCGAGGCCGAGGACGCCGAACGCCGCGCGCGCGAGGAGAAGGAGCGCGAGGACGAACGCGCCCGCCGTCGCGCCGAGATCGAGAACAAGGAGCGCGAGGAGCGCGAGCGCGCCGAATTGGCCCGCCAGCGCGCCGAGGAGGACGAACGCCGCCAGCGCGAAACGCGCGAGGGCAAGACCGCCCCGATCGAGCCGGCCGCCGCCCCCACCGCCGACAAGCCCGACCGTCAGCGCAACCTGGGCCCCGATGCGCGTCCGGGCCGCAATGACGGCCCGCGCAAGCGCGACGACGATTCCGGCAAGCCGCGCGGCGGCGAGCGGCGCGGCGGCAAGCTGACCGTGAACCAGGCCCTGGCCGGTGGCGAGGGTGGACGCCAGCGCTCGCTGGCCTCGATGCGCCGCAAGCAGGAGCGGCAGCGTCGTGGAGGCCCCAGCACGCCACAGGAGAAGGTGACCCGCACCGTCAAGCTGCCCGAGACGATCGTCGTCTCGGAACTGGCCAACCGCATGACCGAACGCGTCGCCGCCGTCGTCAAGGCGCTGATGCAGAACGGCATGATGGTGACGCAGAACCAGGTGATCGACGCCGACACGGCCGAGCTGATCATCGAGGAGTTCGGCCACAAGGTGCAGCGCGTCTCGGAAGCCGATGTCGAACAGGTCATCGACGTGGTCGAGGACAAGGCGGAGGACCTGGTCGAGCGAGCCCCCGTCATCACCATCATGGGCCATGTCGACCACGGCAAGACCTCGCTTCTGGACGCGATCCGAAAGACCAAGGTCGTCTCGGGCGAGGCCGGCGGCATCACCCAGCATATCGGCGCCTACCAGGTCGAGGCGGGCGGCAAGACGCTTTCGTTCCTCGACACGCCGGGCCACGCGGCCTTCACCTCGATGCGCGCGCGCGGCGCGCAGGTGACCGACATCGTCGTGCTGGTCGTGGCCGCCGACGACGCGGTCATGCCGCAGACGATCGAGGCCATCAACCACGCCAAGGCAGCCGGCGTTCCGATGATCATCGCGATCAACAAGATGGATGTGGCCGGTGCGGATTCGAACCGCGTCCGGACGGAACTGCTCCAGCACGAGGTGATCGTCGAGGAGATGTCGGGCGACGTGCAGGATGTCGAGGTTTCGGCCCACACCGGCAAGGGTCTTGACAAGCTGCTGGAGGCGATCGCGCTGCAGGCGGAGATCCTGGAGCTGAAGGCGAACCCGAAGCGAGCCGCCCAGGGCGCCGTGATCGAGGCGCAGCTGGACGTGGGCCGCGGCCCCGTCGCGACCGTCCTCGTGCAGAACGGCACGCTGCGCCGTGGCGACATCTTCGTCGTGGGCGAGCAGTGGGGCAAGGTCCGCGCGCTGGTCAACGACCAGGGCGCGCGCGTGAACGAAGCCGGGCCGTCGGTGCCGGTCGAGGTTCTGGGCCTGAACGGCACGCCCGAGGCGGGCGATGTCCTGAACGTCGTCGAGACCGAGGCCCAGGCCCGCGAGATCGCCGAGTATCGCGAGCAGGCCGCGAAGGACAAGCGCGCGGCGGCCGGTGCGGCCACGACGCTGGACCAGATGATGGCGAAGGCCAAGGAAGACCAGGGCGTCAGCGAACTGCCGATCCTGGTCAAGGCCGATGTGCAGGGCTCGGCCGAGGCGATCGTGCAGGCGATGGAGAAGATCGGCAACGAGGAGGTCCGCGTGCGGATCCTGCACTCGGGGGTCGGTGCCATCACCGAAAGTGACATCACCCTGGCCGAGGCATCGGACGCGCCGGTCATCGGCTTCAACGTCCGCGCCAACGCGCCGGCGCGGGCCGCTGCAAACCAGAAGGGCGTGGAGATCCGGTATTATTCGGTGATCTACGACCTGGTCGACGACATCAAGCAGGCCGCATCCGGCCTCCTGTCGGCGGAGATCAAGGAGACCTTCATCGGCTATGCCGAGATCCGCGAGGTCTTCAAGGTCACGGGCGTCGGTCAGGTTGCGGGCTGCCTCGTCACTGAGGGGATCGCGCGTCGTTCGGCGGGCGTGCGCCTGCTGCGCGACAACGTGGTGATCCACGAAGGGACGCTGAAGACGCTTAAGCGCTTCAAGGACGAGGTCAAGGAAGTGCAGTCCGGACAGGAATGCGGCATGGCCTTCGAGCGCTACGAGGATATCCGCGTCGGCGACGTCATCGAGATCTTCACCCGCGAGGAGGTCGAGCGGACGCTGGCCTGA
- a CDS encoding RNA-binding protein, translated as MTRGGRDKTRDEPERRCIVTGETGPRQGLVRFVVGPEDTIFPDLANKLPGRGIYVSATRGALEKAVAKRMFSKGAKRQVRIPDGLVDLVEAGLLKRLQDAIAIARKAGRAIAGYEKVKIMLDRGEAQVLLQATDGSERGKGKLSTPEGGKWIGFLTADELGQAFGRDRVIHAAVASGTLARRIVEEAARLQGIRQVDGGTPAAKKDIGNA; from the coding sequence CTGACCCGCGGCGGCAGAGACAAGACACGCGACGAGCCTGAACGTCGCTGCATCGTGACCGGCGAGACCGGGCCCAGGCAGGGTCTGGTCCGCTTCGTCGTGGGCCCGGAGGACACGATCTTCCCGGATCTGGCGAACAAGCTGCCGGGGCGGGGAATCTACGTCTCCGCCACGCGCGGGGCCTTGGAAAAGGCCGTCGCGAAGCGCATGTTCTCCAAGGGCGCGAAAAGGCAGGTCCGGATCCCCGATGGATTGGTCGACCTGGTGGAGGCCGGCCTTCTCAAGCGCCTGCAGGACGCGATCGCCATCGCCCGGAAGGCCGGGCGCGCGATCGCGGGCTACGAGAAGGTCAAGATCATGCTCGACCGCGGCGAGGCGCAGGTTCTGCTGCAGGCCACCGACGGATCCGAGCGCGGGAAGGGAAAGCTGTCGACGCCGGAAGGCGGCAAGTGGATCGGCTTCCTGACCGCGGACGAGCTGGGCCAGGCTTTCGGACGGGACCGCGTGATACACGCCGCGGTCGCGTCTGGAACCTTGGCGCGGCGTATTGTAGAGGAAGCCGCAAGGCTTCAAGGCATCAGACAAGTTGATGGTGGCACTCCGGCCGCCAAGAAGGATATCGGGAACGCATGA